In Fusarium fujikuroi IMI 58289 draft genome, chromosome FFUJ_chr08, one genomic interval encodes:
- a CDS encoding related to pathway-specific regulatory protein, which translates to METNDEQGQGPSFARSKKQRMSRKYRGLTCANCRAKKVRCEGSQPTCKTCEVYHVECRYDKPPPLSQVVAMARKLQEAEETIERLQGSDSSINHQNIGASVAESVAPAPSSFAAEDLSARLPISSGHSIEPIVLEASPATHQSRLQDPPRSAAAIDGTPQDGLAIDLSVDEHGKICYYGPTSAVHEPLGLASPSTNSMSRGDGSKRTDVRAYLVSRARESTIWEEFALGNASIQLGLPRQVMAKLLHLHWTWVAPMFMWVYRPAFMRDMTTGGRYYSELLLLVLCAHASKYYDSNHAQLLFSRVRFLLGDEIQKPSSIPTIQALLQLSARELAQGSISQAWLYSGMAFRMSADLGLQHNGPDIADLKGLDPVDLEIRKRLFWSCYFWDKAISLYTGRLPAVTELPQSPIDFMDDSAESDVWSPYYEDTSPLTRLAPSQYPVMKSHAVSCFANSCKLSVIINDIIVQLYSKRSRAITESSLNDIKARLETWRAESPVHLRYDPEYLPTICPPPHIISQNLLYFTTVILAHRPFWSAPAYYQVCMSAALSMEKLLLMLESTFGFENITYLMGYCIYTGASAVLEDAKNNDGATHPTMQTFLRALNRGMAKCPLLERSLHIIIKGLKRTPVQRPAPDQSLSDNTVTATMNSYIPAFPYLDPVSPNDFDMDAYLNSMSMDAMASLDCYPELQIDLDEMMRHAPA; encoded by the exons ATGGAGACCAATGACGAGCAAGGACAGGGACCGAGCTTCGCTCGCTCCAAGAAACAGCGGATGTCTCGCAAATATCGAGGTTTGACATGTGCCAATTGCCGTGCAAAGAAG GTTCGATGTGAAGGGAGTCAACCGACCTGTAAAACATGCGAGGTCTACCATGTCGAATGTCGCTACGACAAACCCCCACCGCTGTCGCAAGTTGTTGCCATGGCGCGCAAGCTTCAAGAAGCGGAGGAGACGATTGAGCGCCTTCAGGGTAGTGACAGCTCCATCAATCATCAGAACATAGGAGCTTCCGTTGCCGAGAGTGTAGCCCCGGCTCCAAGCTCCTTCGCTGCCGAGGACTTGTCAGCACGATTGCCCATATCATCAGGACACAGCATTGAGCCCATAGTGCTCGAAGCCTCGCCTGCCACACATCAAAGCCGCCTCCAAGATCCTCCTCGATCAGCCGCAGCTATCGACGGCACACCACAAGACGGTTTGGCTATAGATCTCAGCGTGGATGAACATGGCAAGATATGCTATTACGGCCCAACATCTGCTGTCCATGAGCCTCTGGGTCTCGCATCACCGTCTACAAACTCGATGAGTCGCGGGGATGGATCTAAGAGGACTGATGTCCGCGCTTACCTGGTATCGCGAGCTCGAGAATCGACCATCTGGGAGGAGTTTGCCCTTGGAAATGCATCGATCCAACTTGGATTGCCGCGGCAAGTTATGgcaaagcttcttcatctgcacTGGACCTGGGTTGCTCCGATGTTTATGTGGGTGTATAGACCTGCATTCATGC GTGACATGACGACCGGTGGCCGTTACTACTCcgaacttctcctcctcgtGTTATGCGCTCATGCCTCGAAATACTACGACAGTAACCACGCGCAACTACTCTTCTCCCGAGTTCGATTCCTCCTCGGTGATGAGATACAGAAGCCTAGTTCAATACCTACTATTCAAGCTCTTCTGCAATTGAGTGCTCGGGAACTCGCTCAAGGCTCCATCTCCCAGGCGTGGCTGTATAGCGGGATGGCGTTTAGAATGTCAGCCGACCTTGGATTGCAGCATAATGGGCCCGACATAGCGGACCTCAAGGGATTAGACCCAGTAGACTTGGAGATCCGGAAGAGGTTATTCTGGAGCTGCTATTTCTGGGACAA AGCTATCAGCCTTTACACAGGGCGACTTCCAGCGGTCACCGAGCTACCGCAAAGCCCCATTGACTTCA TGGATGACTCCGCAGAGTCCGATGTATGGTCACCATACTATGAAGACACTTCACCACTTACTCGACTAGCACCGAGCCAATACCCCGTGATGAAAAGTCATGCTGTGTCATGCTTCGCAAACTCGTGTAAACTCTCTGTCATTATCAATGATATAATAGTACAGCTCTACTCAAAACGAAGCAGAGCTATAACGGAGTCGTCGCTGAACGATATTAAGGCACGTCTGGAAACATGGCGTGCTGAGTCACCGGTGCATTTGCGTTATGACCCAGAGTATCTACCAACCATATGTCCGCCTCCTCATATCATCTCCCAGAA TCTCCTATACTTCACCACAGTCATCCTCGCCCATCGTCCATTCTGGTCAGCACCAGCTTACTATCAAGTCTGCATGAGCGCAGCACTGAGCATGGAGAAGCTGCTCCTGATGCTTGAATCAACCTTTGGATTCGAGAACATTACGTATCTTATGGGCTATTGCATCTACACTGGGGCTTCAGCCGTGCTCGAAGATGCGAAGAACAACGATGGAGCAACACATCCCACCATGCAGACCTTTCTCAGAGCCCTCAATCGTGGCATGGCAAAGTGTCCGCTTCTTGAGCGCAGCTTGCACATCATCATTAAAGGGTTGAAGCGAACTCCAGTTCAACGGCCAGCACCTGATCAATCGTTGTCCGATAACACGGTCACTGCTACCATGAATAGCTACATCCCGGCCTTCCCGTATCTTGACCCCGTAAGCCCGAATGACTTTGACATGGATGCGTACTTGAATAGTATGAGCATGGATGCGATGGCGTCGTTGGATTGTTACCCAGAGCTACAGATTGATCTCGATGAAATGATGAGACATGCACCGGCTTAG
- a CDS encoding related to short-chain alcohol dehydrogenase, protein MAPPRAFDFTGDVAIVTGAGSRMDGEIGNGRAAAILLARHGAKVALVDFNVDWAKETKRMIDEEGGVSEVIQADVTSEESCKNAIDKTVELWGALHILVNIVGVGGAMGDATTINLDAWDRDFRINVTSMVMMSRYAIPEMRKQGRGSIVNMSSVSGLLGGNPSLLYPTTKGAIIQMTRAMAAHHGRENIRVNCVAPGMVYTPMTRGRGMTDEMRQARINQNLMKKEGTGWDVGYAILFLASKEAGWITGLIMPVDGGTTAGKADRPALKADTLAEANTGIQN, encoded by the exons CTCGAGCCTTCGACTTCACTGGAGATGTGGCAATCGTCACGGGTGCAGGCTCCCGCATGGATG GCGAGATTGGCAATGGTCGTGCGGCTGCCATCCTCCTCGCACGCCATGGCGCCAAGGTCGCTCTCGTGGACTTCAATGTGGACTGGGCGAAGGAGACCAAGCGCATgattgatgaggagggcGGTGTTTCGGAGGTGATACAGGCGGATGTCACAAGTGAAGAGTCATGCAAGAATGCTATCGACAAGACTGTTGAACTATGGGGCGCTCTTCATATCCTTGTCAATATTG TTGGCGTTGGCGGTGCAATGGGTGACGCCACAACGATAAACCTCGATGCTTGGGACAGAGACTTCCGCATCAACGTCACAAGTATGGTCATGATGAGCCGATATGCAATTCCTGAAATGAGGAAGCAGGGCCGTGGATCTATCGTGAACATGTCATCAGTTAGTGGAT TACTCGGCGGTAACCCCAGCTTGCTGTACCCTACCACCAAGGGTGCCATCATTCAGATGACGCGAGCCATGGCAGCTCATCATGGTCGTGAGAATATCCGCGTCAACTGTGTCGCGCCTGGCATGGTGTACACTCCAATGACAAGAGGGCGCGGAATGacagatgagatgagacaaGCAAGAATTAACCagaacttgatgaagaaggagggaACTGGCTGGGATGTTGGCTATG ctatcttgttcttggctaGCAAGGAAGCCGGCTGGATCACAGGCCTGATCATGCCTGTTGACGGAGGC ACTACTGCCGGAAAGGCCGATAGACCAGCTCTTAAGGCGGATACTCTAGCTGAGGCCAACACTGGTATACAGAACTAG
- a CDS encoding related to 4-carboxymuconolactone decarboxylase family protein, whose translation MRVPYIPNPPPTSSPEEEAIVAAIAARRHPRPIQPLDLALLHSPHVAAGWNAFVGAVRTKTSLADDIRELAICRIAVVNRAWYEWMHHAPLAINSGLSSESMNEIMRETALLRSERPHGFNEKQWAVCVVADEMTRNVQVKDETFKWLKSLASDQEVVEVVATVACYNCVSRFLVALDVGERNNTVPEPLAKPV comes from the exons ATGAGAGTCCCTTACATCCCTAATCctcctccaacttcttccccagaagaagaggcaatCGTCGCTGCGATTGCGGCCCGCCGTCATCCCCGCCCCATACAACCCCTCGATTTGGCACTACTGCATTCCCCTCACGTCGCCGCTGGCTGGAACGCTTTCGTCGGCGCCGTCCGCACAAAGACTTCATTGGCTGATGATATACGAGAACTTGCCATCTGCCGCATCGCCGTTGTGAACAGGGCTTGGTATGAGTGGATGCACCATGCGCCCTTGGCTATCAACAGCGGCCTCTCATCAGAGTCGATGAACGAGATCATGAGAGAGACGGCTTTGTTGCGGAGCGAGAGGCCGCACGGCTTTAATGAGAAACAATGGGCTGTTTGTGTCGTAGCTGacgagatgacgaggaaTGTTCaggtcaaggatgagacATTTAAATGGCTCAAGTCGCTTGCCAGTGATCAAGAGGTAGTTGAGGTTGTCGCAACA GTTGCATGCTATAACTGTGTCAGCCGTTTTCTTGTAGCATTAGATG TCGGTGAGAGAAACAATACTGTTCCAGAACCTTTAGCAAAGCCAGTGTAG